Proteins from one Halovivax limisalsi genomic window:
- a CDS encoding rhomboid family intramembrane serine protease → MSGNRSKVTTYFQNAVLSSSIEFLGIASRLRNQVIATLTLLSLLVAIFQAEVFVANALEFSTSRALLESLSREAKIFLAATIGPFIHQGPRHLTDNLGVLLVAGAYLEYQYDRSRLYIFYLGVGYVAAWAPLAMGSVGSVGASGVTFGLTSWLLVHSISRLLEMGYGGAIDLRTFHSAAVFFGLVKTQEAVAILSRMDGADDVTHFFGAFIGLFLGIKFALDYHDIKTSWSMSGS, encoded by the coding sequence ATGTCTGGGAATCGGTCAAAAGTAACAACCTATTTTCAGAACGCTGTACTTTCTTCATCTATAGAATTCCTCGGTATAGCCAGTCGGTTACGGAATCAGGTCATAGCGACGCTCACCCTACTATCGCTGCTCGTGGCAATCTTCCAAGCAGAAGTCTTCGTTGCCAACGCTTTGGAGTTCTCAACATCGCGGGCGCTATTGGAATCGCTCTCCAGAGAGGCGAAAATCTTTCTCGCGGCAACGATCGGACCGTTCATCCACCAAGGACCAAGACACCTGACCGACAACCTTGGCGTCCTGCTTGTCGCTGGTGCCTACTTGGAATACCAGTACGATCGTAGCCGTCTCTACATATTCTACCTCGGAGTCGGCTATGTCGCAGCCTGGGCACCGCTTGCCATGGGATCAGTAGGATCGGTTGGAGCAAGCGGAGTTACATTCGGCCTCACGTCGTGGCTACTTGTCCATTCAATCAGCCGTCTGCTAGAAATGGGATATGGCGGTGCAATTGACTTGAGAACCTTCCACTCTGCCGCCGTCTTCTTTGGCCTCGTCAAAACTCAAGAAGCGGTTGCTATCCTCAGTAGGATGGATGGTGCTGATGACGTTACACACTTCTTCGGTGCCTTTATCGGATTGTTCCTCGGAATCAAATTCGCACTTGACTACCACGATATCAAAACTAGTTGGTCGATGTCGGGATCTTAG
- a CDS encoding DUF2254 family protein: MTQILSLQYWKRFFGELPNKLLWFSVIVPVLFALLGLLLRFGFSEENTRSVLNALATTQAGVLAIVFSVTVLGIQLIAQRYSPRMIHLFTDASVFRYTFVVFVFSIGVDLLLLYNVPESASSFTVGVYFAGGLAIVAVGSLYVFITEILERSTPEGILKAFAADLQPKKYYAQVEAMIEDGVGTVHPLHPLYSLIMSAISSSEWTTAERGLNRFEHVATRTISELSGTGDLQLRGSTQESKELVKKPLDEFLPEIAIHAFEHGENELLKEAISVITEIGVTGVDNYRSFIAADAAWGVSNAIREAPNDTEGNSFRKEGFSAFAKLLKATSKQPDPRNLNRVLSAADHQKDLIFRRNLDKWAMDDFMLRYFDGTLKDIHSNILDYYGSHLPELDVDWTWQFTPHDRANEELVRAFLEWRNSYVKTSNQILKYRKENGEYPIAVANYSSSWKRVCLDAAKTPAEEYAVLLCQAFIETAYEDYLINQDTKWLWPDRLARVMWNSDPIVVQKAFERLQSEGRTGVVTREGHGLPSQKVDEGKAKYQKVCESFTGGSPLGFSEWVANFEEQTNDRYYSLLDSDDK; encoded by the coding sequence ATGACGCAGATCCTCTCACTTCAGTACTGGAAACGGTTTTTCGGAGAGCTCCCTAACAAATTGCTCTGGTTTTCTGTGATCGTCCCGGTTCTGTTTGCACTGCTTGGTTTGCTTCTCCGGTTTGGTTTTTCTGAGGAGAATACCAGATCCGTCCTGAATGCGCTTGCCACTACTCAAGCGGGTGTTCTTGCAATTGTCTTCTCTGTAACTGTCTTAGGCATTCAGCTAATCGCTCAGCGATATTCTCCTAGAATGATTCACCTGTTCACTGACGCCTCGGTTTTCAGATATACATTTGTGGTGTTTGTCTTCTCTATTGGCGTCGATCTTCTCTTGCTGTACAATGTCCCAGAATCAGCGTCGTCATTTACAGTGGGAGTCTATTTTGCGGGAGGACTTGCGATAGTTGCCGTTGGATCGTTGTACGTGTTCATCACCGAGATTCTAGAAAGGAGTACCCCTGAAGGAATTCTCAAGGCCTTTGCTGCAGACTTACAGCCAAAAAAGTACTATGCACAGGTTGAAGCTATGATAGAGGATGGAGTCGGTACTGTCCATCCCCTCCATCCGCTGTACTCACTTATTATGTCTGCAATCTCATCTAGTGAGTGGACAACTGCAGAGCGGGGGCTCAATCGGTTTGAACACGTGGCAACGAGGACTATCTCCGAATTAAGTGGGACTGGTGATCTTCAACTTAGAGGGAGTACTCAAGAGTCAAAAGAACTTGTCAAGAAGCCTTTAGACGAGTTTCTTCCGGAAATCGCTATTCACGCGTTTGAACATGGAGAGAATGAACTGCTCAAAGAGGCGATTTCAGTAATTACTGAAATCGGTGTTACTGGAGTAGATAATTACCGGAGTTTCATTGCAGCTGATGCAGCTTGGGGGGTATCAAATGCAATCCGTGAGGCGCCTAACGACACTGAGGGGAATTCTTTTCGAAAAGAGGGTTTCAGTGCATTCGCTAAGCTGTTGAAAGCCACCAGTAAACAACCAGATCCAAGAAATTTGAATCGGGTCTTGTCAGCGGCGGACCATCAAAAAGATCTGATTTTCCGCCGCAACCTTGACAAATGGGCGATGGATGATTTCATGCTCAGATACTTCGATGGAACTCTCAAGGATATCCACTCAAATATATTAGACTACTACGGAAGTCACCTACCAGAATTGGATGTCGACTGGACTTGGCAGTTCACTCCTCATGATCGAGCAAATGAGGAGCTGGTAAGAGCCTTTTTAGAGTGGAGGAACAGCTATGTTAAAACATCAAATCAGATACTCAAATACCGAAAGGAGAACGGTGAGTATCCAATTGCTGTTGCAAACTATTCATCCAGTTGGAAGAGGGTTTGTCTTGATGCCGCGAAAACGCCTGCCGAGGAATACGCTGTTCTCCTTTGTCAGGCATTTATTGAGACAGCTTATGAGGACTATTTGATCAATCAAGACACAAAGTGGCTCTGGCCAGACAGGCTTGCTAGAGTTATGTGGAACAGTGATCCAATCGTCGTACAAAAGGCATTTGAGAGATTACAGAGTGAGGGACGGACTGGAGTAGTAACACGGGAAGGTCACGGCCTGCCAAGTCAAAAAGTGGATGAAGGTAAGGCTAAGTATCAAAAGGTGTGTGAGAGTTTTACAGGGGGGAGTCCGCTCGGGTTCAGTGAATGGGTAGCAAACTTTGAAGAGCAAACTAACGACAGGTACTATAGCCTCCTTGACTCTGATGACAAATAG
- a CDS encoding PAS domain S-box protein — protein MTPVSIEMVETPTTTTAPNRDEAVSVHYVGASDELPLALERAADRLSVSRAPDPEPVLEAVRAREVDCVVLETSSLANPIDVIEAIVAVPARIPVAVVTDDESLAAAAIDTGAIVCIGTEAAADGRRLASQLCRAIDRLTDRHALERDRARFRAFTEDSDFGVVTIDDRSRIRYANETLGDILGYDASALEGESLATLMPDSHRDEHFEAIASYLRTGERTLDWSLVELPARHADGHEVPIAVSFGEATVGGTHQFTGVIRDISDRKALEHERDEILDRVADGYLAVDSDGRCDHANDRAAELLGRPVEELVGDPIDSILPTDDGSLATDLDRVRSGGTAVRTTEYVPGSNQWLEIRIYPDRTGLSVTLSDVTDLRRAERDLEANVSALEGLYEVATDTASDFEAKITTLLDLGREHLDLPYGFVTRIEDGTQSIVHAKSDHDRLQPGESCPLSEAYCRKTVASDGIVTVADAVAEGWEDDPAYQAFELGSYVGSTIVVDGETWGTLCFAATEPRGRAFTDAERTLVKLFAQWLRYELTRRRTMRELERQNERLEEFAGVVSHDLRNPLTVARGYLETARADGDGAAEPLAECETALDRMEAMIDDLLALARQGESVADAEAVDLGHVAAAAWEMVETDGATLDLSVDTIIRADRDRLQECFENLFRNALEHGVPDDGSTAELTVTVGETDDGFFVADSGPGIPPDERETVFDVGYTTASDGTGFGLGIVSRIVDAHDWSIEAGESDQGGARFDISGVRFVED, from the coding sequence GTGACCCCCGTATCCATCGAGATGGTTGAGACCCCCACTACGACAACCGCTCCCAATCGGGACGAGGCGGTATCGGTCCACTACGTCGGCGCCTCCGACGAACTCCCCCTCGCACTGGAACGGGCCGCGGACCGGCTCTCGGTCTCGCGGGCACCCGACCCGGAACCCGTCCTCGAGGCCGTCCGCGCTCGCGAGGTCGACTGCGTCGTCCTCGAGACGAGTTCCCTCGCGAATCCGATCGACGTAATCGAGGCAATCGTTGCGGTCCCCGCTCGAATCCCCGTCGCCGTCGTCACCGACGATGAGTCCCTGGCCGCGGCCGCGATCGATACCGGTGCGATCGTGTGCATCGGCACGGAGGCGGCCGCCGACGGCCGCCGACTCGCGTCACAGCTCTGCCGGGCGATCGATCGCCTCACGGACCGACACGCCCTCGAGCGCGACCGGGCCAGGTTCAGGGCATTCACCGAGGATAGCGACTTCGGCGTGGTGACGATCGACGACCGGAGCCGGATCCGATACGCGAACGAGACCCTCGGTGACATACTCGGGTACGACGCGTCGGCGCTCGAAGGCGAATCGCTCGCCACGCTGATGCCCGACTCACACCGGGACGAACACTTCGAGGCGATCGCGTCCTACCTCCGAACCGGCGAGCGGACGCTCGACTGGTCGCTTGTCGAGCTGCCCGCACGCCACGCCGACGGTCACGAGGTTCCGATCGCCGTGTCCTTCGGCGAGGCGACGGTGGGCGGGACCCACCAGTTCACCGGCGTCATTCGCGACATCTCCGACCGGAAAGCGCTCGAACACGAACGGGACGAGATACTCGATCGCGTGGCCGACGGCTACCTCGCCGTCGATTCGGACGGTCGATGCGACCACGCCAACGACCGCGCTGCGGAACTGCTGGGTCGCCCCGTGGAAGAGCTGGTCGGTGATCCGATCGACTCGATCCTGCCGACCGACGACGGCTCCCTCGCCACCGACCTCGATCGCGTCCGCAGCGGAGGGACGGCCGTCCGGACGACCGAGTACGTCCCGGGGTCGAACCAGTGGCTCGAGATCCGCATCTACCCCGATCGAACGGGCCTCTCGGTTACGCTGTCGGACGTAACCGACCTGCGGCGTGCCGAGCGGGATCTGGAGGCGAACGTCTCCGCCCTGGAGGGGCTGTACGAGGTCGCGACCGATACGGCATCCGATTTCGAGGCGAAAATCACCACGTTGCTCGACCTCGGGCGCGAGCACCTCGACCTGCCGTACGGGTTCGTGACCCGGATCGAGGACGGCACGCAGTCGATCGTGCACGCGAAGAGCGATCACGACCGCCTCCAGCCCGGCGAGAGCTGCCCGCTCTCCGAAGCCTACTGTCGCAAGACGGTCGCGAGTGACGGGATCGTCACCGTCGCCGACGCCGTCGCCGAGGGGTGGGAGGACGATCCCGCCTACCAGGCGTTCGAACTCGGCAGTTACGTCGGATCGACCATCGTCGTCGACGGCGAAACCTGGGGAACGCTCTGTTTCGCCGCGACGGAGCCCCGCGGTCGGGCGTTCACCGACGCCGAACGAACGCTCGTGAAACTGTTCGCCCAGTGGCTGCGCTACGAACTGACCCGTCGGCGGACGATGCGCGAACTCGAGCGCCAGAACGAGCGCCTCGAAGAGTTCGCGGGGGTCGTCAGTCACGACCTCCGAAACCCGCTCACCGTGGCCCGCGGCTATCTCGAGACCGCCCGCGCCGATGGCGACGGCGCGGCCGAACCGCTCGCCGAGTGCGAGACGGCCCTCGACCGAATGGAAGCCATGATCGACGACCTGCTCGCGCTCGCTCGACAGGGCGAATCCGTCGCCGACGCCGAAGCGGTCGATCTCGGCCACGTCGCCGCGGCGGCCTGGGAGATGGTCGAAACCGACGGCGCCACACTTGACCTGTCCGTCGATACAATCATCCGCGCCGACCGCGACCGCCTCCAGGAGTGCTTCGAGAACCTCTTTCGAAACGCGCTCGAACACGGCGTTCCCGACGACGGGTCCACGGCGGAGCTGACCGTCACCGTCGGCGAGACCGACGACGGGTTCTTCGTCGCGGATTCGGGACCGGGGATCCCGCCCGACGAGCGCGAGACCGTCTTCGACGTGGGCTACACCACCGCGAGCGACGGGACCGGCTTCGGACTGGGTATCGTCTCGCGGATCGTCGACGCCCACGACTGGTCGATCGAAGCGGGCGAAAGCGATCAGGGTGGGGCCCGGTTCGACATCTCGGGCGTACGGTTCGTCGAGGACTGA
- a CDS encoding Nif3-like dinuclear metal center hexameric protein, which yields MHLTELVDRLDEELRTADYADLDASANGLQVGPEEADIERVAFAVDGVRETIAAAADADADLLVTHHGLSWGGIERVTGRQYGRIAPLIENDLALYVSHLPLDGHQELGNAAGVADVLGLTDREPFGELGPEYVGQRGVATDAFAPGELRDTLADELDTGAGGVRLLDFGPDRIENVAVLTGSGTDWLDEAVAAEVDALITGEGKGKVYHEAREAGIHVVLAGHYATETFGVRSLQALVDDWGLETTYLDVPTGL from the coding sequence ATGCACCTCACCGAACTCGTCGACCGACTCGACGAGGAGCTGCGAACGGCCGACTACGCGGACCTGGACGCGAGCGCGAACGGCCTGCAGGTCGGGCCCGAGGAGGCCGACATCGAGCGCGTCGCGTTCGCGGTCGACGGCGTCCGCGAGACGATCGCGGCGGCGGCCGACGCGGATGCGGACCTGCTCGTCACCCACCACGGCCTCTCGTGGGGCGGCATCGAGCGCGTCACCGGCCGTCAGTACGGGCGCATCGCGCCGCTGATCGAGAACGATCTCGCGCTGTACGTCTCGCACCTGCCGCTGGACGGCCACCAGGAACTGGGCAACGCCGCCGGGGTGGCGGACGTTCTCGGGCTGACCGACCGGGAGCCCTTCGGCGAACTCGGCCCGGAGTACGTCGGTCAGCGCGGCGTCGCGACAGATGCGTTCGCGCCCGGGGAGCTTCGGGACACGCTCGCAGACGAGCTGGACACCGGTGCGGGAGGCGTCCGGCTGCTCGACTTCGGGCCCGACCGGATCGAGAACGTGGCGGTGCTGACCGGCAGCGGCACCGACTGGCTCGACGAGGCCGTCGCTGCGGAGGTCGACGCGCTGATCACGGGCGAGGGGAAGGGGAAGGTCTACCACGAAGCCCGAGAGGCCGGGATTCACGTCGTGCTCGCCGGGCACTACGCGACGGAGACCTTCGGCGTGCGGTCGTTGCAAGCGCTGGTCGACGACTGGGGACTGGAGACGACGTACCTCGACGTGCCGACGGGGTTGTAG
- a CDS encoding ribbon-helix-helix domain-containing protein, translated as MGTTRANFRLPEELLEKADIAAEITHRNRTEIVTEALREYLSDIEDDESFNEAVVELYLDDEIQFETLSTFIGRQDAESVRSSKAILDQGDELADEMASL; from the coding sequence ATGGGAACGACACGAGCTAACTTCCGACTTCCGGAGGAACTCCTCGAAAAGGCCGACATCGCCGCGGAGATTACCCACCGGAACCGAACGGAAATCGTAACGGAAGCGCTTCGCGAGTATCTCTCGGATATCGAGGACGACGAATCGTTCAACGAAGCAGTCGTCGAACTCTACCTCGACGATGAAATCCAATTCGAAACCTTGAGTACGTTTATCGGTCGCCAGGACGCCGAATCCGTCCGCTCGTCGAAGGCTATTCTCGACCAGGGTGACGAGCTGGCTGACGAGATGGCCTCCCTGTAG